The genome window CCAGCGTGTCGGCTCTCGCACAGACGCCGGCTTCAACTGCCTTGTCGAAGGATCTCAAGAAGCGCGGCTGGAGTTTCGTCGGCCCGACCACGGTCTATGCCTTCATGCAGGCGATGGGTCTCGTCAACGATCATCTGGAGGGGTGCTGCATGCGCGCGACGGTTGAGGCGCAGAGAAATGCGTTCCAGCGTCCGAAAAAATGACAGTGGGTCATTTGTAGTATGAAACACTCGCGACGTTGCGTTTCCCGCCCTTGTCCGGTTATTTTCACCGAAGGATTCGGCCCGGTGTCTGTCGCTCCCGTTGGTCGCGACCGTCGGGCTGGCCTGCAAGACAAACAATAGGCGCCGTCAAACAGGGCGTCCCTAGGGAGGTTGCACAATGAAATTTGCGCGCATTGCCGCCGGCTTGGCGGTTGGCGTGGGCCTTGGCGTGGCATCGTTCATGTCGTCTGCGCTCGCGGAAGACACCACGCTCCGCATCACGCTGCAATTGCCGATGAAGAGCCACCTCGGCCAGAACGTTGCGCTCTTCAAGGAGAAGGTTGAGGATCTGTCGAACGGTGAGGTCTCGGTCGAGATCTACGATTCCGCGCAGCTCTACAAGGACAGCGAAGTCCCGCAGGCCGTCGGCTCGGGCGCGATCGAGATGGGCGTGGCATCGCTCACCCGCTATGTCGGCGACGTTCCGGCGGTTGATCTTTTCTACATGCCGTTCCTGCTGAACAACGAGGAACTGGTGCGCAAGGCCGTCGCGCCGGACAGCCCGGTTCGTGCGCCGCTTGACGAAGCGATCCTCGGTACCGGCAGCCGCGTGCTGTGGTGGCAGGCCTATGGTGGCGTCGTGCTCCTGTCCAAGGAGGCCCCGCTGAAGACGCCGGCCGACATCGAGGGCAAGAAGGTGCGCGTCTTCGGCAAGACGCTGGGCGAGTGGATCAAGGCGGCCGGCGGCGCGCCGACGCTGATTTCCGGCTCAGAGCAGTATATCGCTTATCAGCGCGGCACGGTCGACATCGGCATGACCGGTGTGTCCGGCGTGAAGAGCCGGCGCCTTTGGGAGGTGATGGACACGATCACCGTCACCAACAACGCGGACATCGAGTTCATCGTGGTGGTCAACGAGGACTTCTGGCAGGGCCTGCCGGAGCAGCACCGCGCCTGGATTACCCAGGCTGCGCGCGAGTCGGAGCAGGACGTGCGTGACCGCATGGCCTCCATCGAGGCGGAAGCCTATGCGATGGCCAAGGACAACGGCATGACCGTCTATCGGCTGAGCGACGAGGAAGTCGCGGCCTGGAAGGCGGCGGCGCAGCCGGTCTACGACCAGTTCAAGGATGATGCCGGCGAACTGGGTCAAAAGGTCCTCGACGCCGCGCGCAACCTCGCCGAATAGGCAAAACGGGCTGTCCCGTGCCGGAGCGGCGTATTTGCTCCGGCCGGGTTCCTTGCCGGGGTGGCGCGTCCGCTCCGGCCGTTTCCTGTGATGGACCCTCTCATGTTGCGGATCATCGACGGCGCCTCGCGCTTTGCCGGCCTGATTGCGGGCTGGGGCTATTTCCTCATCGCATTGATGCTCGGATACGAGGTTTTGATGCGCTATCTCGGCGACCCGACGATCTGGGCCGAGGAACTGTCGCGCATGTTCCTGATCTGGGCGACCTTCGGCGGTGCCGCGCTGTTGCTGCATCGTCGCCAGCACATCGTGATCACGCTTCTGACCGACAGTCTGTCGCCGGGCGCACGCCGGGCGCAGGAGCTGTTCGTGCTCGCCTTCATCATCGCCCTTTCGGCTGTGGTGGTTTACTACGGCGCTGATATCGCGCTGGATTCCTTCACGCGCGGGCGCACCACCGGCTCCATGCTCGACGTCCCGGCCTGGTGGTCGCAGGCTTCGATCCCCGCCTGTTTCACGCTGCTGGGTATCCAGGCATTCGCCGAGGCTGTGCGGGTCGCGCTCAACGGCGTCGACACCGCCCGGCCGACGCGCATCGATCACTGAGGCCGCCATGACATCCCTGCTCATTCTCGCGGCGCTCTTTGCGCTTCTTCTCGCCGGCATCCCGGTTGCCTTCGCGCTGACCGGCCTCGGCTTCGGCCTGCTTGCGGTCGGCGGGTTCTCGCCACTGATGGTGCCGCAGGGCCTGTTGTCTTCCGCCGACAGCTTCGTGCTGGTCGCCGTGCCGCTGTTCCTGCTGATGTCCAATGTGCTTTTGAAGGGTGGCGTCGGGCGCGATCTCTTCGCCGCCGTCCAGGCCTGGGTCGGGCACTGGCCCGGCGGGCTTGCGGTTGCCACGATCCTGTCCTGCGGCATCTTTGCCGCGATATCTGGCTCTTCCGTCGCAACCGCTGCCACCATCGGCACGGTCGCGATCCCGGAGATGACGCAACGCGGTTACCCGCGTCGCTTCGTGCTCGGGCTTTTGGCCGCCGGCGGCACGCTCGGCATCCTGATCCCGCCGTCGATCCCGATGATCGTATATGGCGTGATCACGGAGGAATCGATCATCTCGCTGTTTCTGGCCGGCATCGGTCCGGGGCTGTTGCTGATGGGGCTCTTCATCGGCTGGTCCGTGCTCTACGCAAGCTTCGCCTCCGATTACAAGCCGAGCCCCAAGTCGAGCTGGGACGAACGGCGCCGGACGGCCATCCGTGCCTTTCCGACGGTGGTGCTGGCAGCGCTTGTGATCGTCGGCATCTACACTGGCCTGTTCACGCCGACGGAGGCGGCGGCCGTCGGCTTCATTGGTGCGCTGGTCGTCGTCGGTATCGTTCTGCGCACGCTCGACTGGCCGAAGCTGCGCGACGCGGTCGCCGAGGCGATGACCACCACCGTGGCGATCCTGCTGATCGTCGCCGGCGCCAAGGTCTTCGGCAAGGCGATCACGCTGTACCGGATCCCGCAGGACATCTCGATGTTCCTGTCGGAACACATTTCCTCCGCCGGCATGTTCGTGCTTCTGGTGGCGCTGGTGCTGCTGGTGATGGGGCTTTTCCTGGAAGCCCTGTCGATGATGCTGATCATGGTGCCGGTGCTGTCGGGCGCGCTCTTCGCGCTGGGTCTCGATCCGATCTGGTTTGGCGTCTTCTTCGTCGTGATGGTCGAATGCGCCCTGATCACCCCGCCGGTCGGGCTCAATCTCTATGTCATCCAGGCGGTCGGCAAGGCGACGATGGGCGAGGTTTCGTCCGGCGTCTGGCCGTTCCTCGCGATCATGCTGT of Stappia sp. ES.058 contains these proteins:
- a CDS encoding TRAP transporter small permease, giving the protein MLRIIDGASRFAGLIAGWGYFLIALMLGYEVLMRYLGDPTIWAEELSRMFLIWATFGGAALLLHRRQHIVITLLTDSLSPGARRAQELFVLAFIIALSAVVVYYGADIALDSFTRGRTTGSMLDVPAWWSQASIPACFTLLGIQAFAEAVRVALNGVDTARPTRIDH
- a CDS encoding TRAP transporter large permease codes for the protein MTSLLILAALFALLLAGIPVAFALTGLGFGLLAVGGFSPLMVPQGLLSSADSFVLVAVPLFLLMSNVLLKGGVGRDLFAAVQAWVGHWPGGLAVATILSCGIFAAISGSSVATAATIGTVAIPEMTQRGYPRRFVLGLLAAGGTLGILIPPSIPMIVYGVITEESIISLFLAGIGPGLLLMGLFIGWSVLYASFASDYKPSPKSSWDERRRTAIRAFPTVVLAALVIVGIYTGLFTPTEAAAVGFIGALVVVGIVLRTLDWPKLRDAVAEAMTTTVAILLIVAGAKVFGKAITLYRIPQDISMFLSEHISSAGMFVLLVALVLLVMGLFLEALSMMLIMVPVLSGALFALGLDPIWFGVFFVVMVECALITPPVGLNLYVIQAVGKATMGEVSSGVWPFLAIMLFSVLLIFWWTDLVLYIPFKM
- the dctP gene encoding TRAP transporter substrate-binding protein DctP, translating into MKFARIAAGLAVGVGLGVASFMSSALAEDTTLRITLQLPMKSHLGQNVALFKEKVEDLSNGEVSVEIYDSAQLYKDSEVPQAVGSGAIEMGVASLTRYVGDVPAVDLFYMPFLLNNEELVRKAVAPDSPVRAPLDEAILGTGSRVLWWQAYGGVVLLSKEAPLKTPADIEGKKVRVFGKTLGEWIKAAGGAPTLISGSEQYIAYQRGTVDIGMTGVSGVKSRRLWEVMDTITVTNNADIEFIVVVNEDFWQGLPEQHRAWITQAARESEQDVRDRMASIEAEAYAMAKDNGMTVYRLSDEEVAAWKAAAQPVYDQFKDDAGELGQKVLDAARNLAE